Part of the uncultured Methanobrevibacter sp. genome, TGATGAGATTTTAATTTAATCTCATATTCTTTCTTTTTTTAACTGTACTTTTTTAATATAATTATTTAATTTTATCAAAACGATAATATTAATAGGTTATTTTTATATACTATTTTATACTATATTTTTAGAAATTAATGGTATTTGGTGGTGAATAGGTATCATGATATTTAAAAAAATAAATGCTGTTGTTTTTTTATTGTTTGTTAGTTTGATTTGTTTGTCAACGGTTTCAGCAGAAAATGTTGATAATTTTACTAATTTTCAAATGAATGATGAAAATGCAATAGATGAATTATCTAATTCTAATGAAAATAATAATATTAAATCTTTCAATGATTTGACTAAAGAAATTCAAAATACTCAGTCTAATTCTGAATTAAACTTAAACTCTGACTATAAGTTTACAGGAACAGCTGATTTTGAAGGTATAACTGTTAGTGGATCTAATATAGTTATTAACGGGAATAATCATATTATTGATGCTAACTCAAAGTTTAATGTAAAAATATTCAATGTTGTGGGAAATAATATAACAATAAAAAATCTGAATATTGTAAATGCAAATGATGCAATTGTTAATTCTGGTTCTTTAAATGTGATTAATTGTTTTTTTGTGAATAATTCTGCAGTATATGGTGGAGCTATTTATAATAAAGCACAGGGGTCTTTAAATGTATTTGATTGTTCTTTTATGAATAATTCTGCATCTGAGTATGGTGGAGTTATTTATAATGAGTATATTTTAAATGTATACAATTCTTATTTCGATGGTAATCGTGCTCATTATGGTGGAGCTATTGCAAATACAAATGGAAATGTAAGTATAAGTGGATCTTCATTTGTAAACAGTTCTTCAACTGAGTATGGTGGAGCTATCATTAATTTTGGTAATGCTATTATTTTCAACTCTTCATTTATAAGTAATGATGCAGATTCTGATGGGGGAGCAATTGCTAATGGATTTAACTTAGATGTGTCTTCTTGTTCTTTTATAAGTAATTTTGCAACTTCTGATGCTGGAGCAATTTATAATATTGGTACTGCAGTAATAAATAATTCTTTATTTAATAATAATTCTGTATCCGAGTATGGTGGAGCTATTTATTCAAATGGTAATTTTAATGCAGATAATTGTTCTTTTGTGAATAATTCTGCATTGGCTGTAAGTAGTATTTATACTATGAATTTGGCAAAAATAGTTAATTGTTCTTTTATAGGTAATTCAGCTAATTATGTTGGAGTTATTTATAATGACCATATTTTAAATATTCATTCTTCTTATTTTGAAAATAATGAGGTAAGTACTACTGCAGGAGTTATTATGAACAAGGGTAATTTAAGTGCATTTGATTGTCTCTTTGTAAATAATACTGCACATGAATTTGGTGGAGCTATTTATAATGAAAATAATTTAACTTTAAAAAATTCTTCTTTTCTAAATAATAGTGCAGTTAATGGTGGTGCTATTTGTAATAATGGTACTATGGTTATTATTGATTCTTATTTTATGAACAATCAGGGAACACAAGCTGGAGCTATTTATAATTCTATTAAATGTTTTTTAAATATTGCTGATTGTCTAGCTGTGAATAATACTGCTGTATCTGGAGGATTTGTTGATAATGAGGGTATATTGGAAATTATCCATTCTACTTTTATAAATAATTCTGCATCTTTTGGTGGTGTTAGTATTAATATTAATCAGTCAAGCATATCTAATTGTGCTTTTATAAATAATTCTGCATCTAAATCTGGTGAGGTTATTTATAATTCTGCGGGTGTTTCAATAATTGAAAATAATTGGTGGGGTACTAACTCTCCAAATTGGACTATATTAGTAGGGAATATGGATAAACCAGAAAAATATGCTATTCTAAATTTAACAGTTAATAACCGTGATTTTTATTCTTATGATGTATTGGTTAATATGTATTGGAATGGCACTTCTGAAAAAGCAAATATTCCTTTAAGAACTATCATATTAAAATGTGGATCTAATGTTTTTAACGGTGAAATTGTTAATGGTAGTTTTAGTAAAACTTATGATTTTAATTCCTCTGGAAATTATGCAATATCTGCTACAGTAGATAATGAAACTCAAAATGGTACTATAGTTATTCCTAAGATTTATGATTATGATTTAATTTTAAATGTTTCAGATATTCATGTAGGAGATGATGGAATTATTGAAGTTACTTTACCTATTCGTGCTACTGGAAATATAACTATTACTGTCAATAATAAGCAGTATATTGTAAGTATTAAAGAAGGTAAATCTATTGGAAATATATTTGGTCTTAAAGAAGGAAATTACACTGTATTTGCAAAATATGATGGTGATGATAATTATGGTGGATCAAATGCATTTGCTAAATTTAGTGTGTCTAAAGTTGATCCTACTATGGATGTAACTGTTGATGATATTATTTTTGGTGAGGATGCAATTGTCATTGTCACTTTACCTAAAGATGTTTATGGTTCTGTGTATATTTCAGTTGGAAGTATTTATTATGGGGTATTTCCTAATGATGGAAAAGTAATTCAAAATATTGAAGGTTTGGATGCAGGTACTCAGGATATTGTAGTGCATTTCAATGGAGATTCTAAATATAATAAAAAAGACTTTACTAAAACGATAACTGTTTTTAAAGCTAATCCAAATCCTCAGATATTCATTGAAGATGTTAATTATGGTAATATCTTTGTTATCAATGCTGTTTTGACTGGTGTTAATAATACTCCTTTGACTGGTAATGTTGTTATTAATATTGCTGGTAAAAATTACACTGTTAATGTTGTTAATGGTA contains:
- a CDS encoding Ig-like domain repeat protein, with amino-acid sequence MIFKKINAVVFLLFVSLICLSTVSAENVDNFTNFQMNDENAIDELSNSNENNNIKSFNDLTKEIQNTQSNSELNLNSDYKFTGTADFEGITVSGSNIVINGNNHIIDANSKFNVKIFNVVGNNITIKNLNIVNANDAIVNSGSLNVINCFFVNNSAVYGGAIYNKAQGSLNVFDCSFMNNSASEYGGVIYNEYILNVYNSYFDGNRAHYGGAIANTNGNVSISGSSFVNSSSTEYGGAIINFGNAIIFNSSFISNDADSDGGAIANGFNLDVSSCSFISNFATSDAGAIYNIGTAVINNSLFNNNSVSEYGGAIYSNGNFNADNCSFVNNSALAVSSIYTMNLAKIVNCSFIGNSANYVGVIYNDHILNIHSSYFENNEVSTTAGVIMNKGNLSAFDCLFVNNTAHEFGGAIYNENNLTLKNSSFLNNSAVNGGAICNNGTMVIIDSYFMNNQGTQAGAIYNSIKCFLNIADCLAVNNTAVSGGFVDNEGILEIIHSTFINNSASFGGVSININQSSISNCAFINNSASKSGEVIYNSAGVSIIENNWWGTNSPNWTILVGNMDKPEKYAILNLTVNNRDFYSYDVLVNMYWNGTSEKANIPLRTIILKCGSNVFNGEIVNGSFSKTYDFNSSGNYAISATVDNETQNGTIVIPKIYDYDLILNVSDIHVGDDGIIEVTLPIRATGNITITVNNKQYIVSIKEGKSIGNIFGLKEGNYTVFAKYDGDDNYGGSNAFAKFSVSKVDPTMDVTVDDIIFGEDAIVIVTLPKDVYGSVYISVGSIYYGVFPNDGKVIQNIEGLDAGTQDIVVHFNGDSKYNKKDFTKTITVFKANPNPQIFIEDVNYGNIFVINAVLTGVNNTPLTGNVVINIAGKNYTVNVVNGIGTLTGDKLAAGSYEFTASWVGNDNYNSANCSGRFFVNKVDSSISVDVDDIIVGEDAVVNVILPTNATGYVIITVNNENYTVAIVDGKAVKKISGLGVGNYNVTVKYGGDNNYNGVTNIVGFKVSKINPEMNVSIENIVFGQELSIVINVPSDATGSVVVTVDGKKYTLKIVNGKATKSIHGLTAGSHSIVARYAGDSKYDSTDVNKTVNVAKADAILEVSIGDVGCDEVFVIESNLTGVNDTKLNGDVIINVNGKNYTVKVTGGRGTFVADKLAAGSYDFTASWAGDGNYNAANYSGSFKVNKLNSIINIVVGDIKVGEELIVTVNVPSDATGSVVVTVDGKEYILNIKEGKATQNISGLKANNYLIIAKYEGNNKYNSVQNTTNISVSKITDYDMDINVPKEIKSGENVTISISVPKDATGKVNVEIDSINYTATIKNGVASVIIMSLSVGTHNFTVTYIGDDKYDRIAKTGTVNVSNNNNVNLNVSDIIMFYHDGTKLKAVLTDYKGNPVANATIYFVINGVTYTRSTDKNGTAYMALNLKSGTYDASILFNGTDKYNKVAKNITVTIKSTIESADIIKMYQNGTQFFAKFFDKNGNLLANTNVTFNINGVFYTHTTDENGTAKLAINLRPGKYILTAINPVNGEEQGFNITVKSLIEAGDLTKYFQNASKFEATIYNKDGSLAVNKEVTFNINGVFYKRTTNDKGVVSLNINLRPGTYTITTMYDGLEMGNKVNVLPTLETKDLSMKFQDGSKFTAKTVDGQGKPLPNQNVTFNVNGVFYNRVSDANGIASLNINLIAGKYVITSIWNDFQVGNTIKIS